In the Sarcophilus harrisii chromosome 3, mSarHar1.11, whole genome shotgun sequence genome, one interval contains:
- the VSIG10L2 gene encoding V-set and immunoglobulin domain-containing protein 10-like 2: MVGGTVKYLHVSLCFLLQLPLWSSGQPLPTLSAPSSEVPVKGVQGDSLELTCASAPTPLVIFWSFTPPGSLVPQPIAVTNGAEVKVEPGALALGVVSLRNSNLVLEGLRRAAQGRFLCQALYSAGGELQTAYSYIILSVLVPVSKPQVRLSSPSPVEGASLVVACVIREGTSPVSFAWQHQGPQGSRGPLAERSEQLLHLEPVNRTHTGWYICSAQNEVNRLNSDSVYLDVIYGPDEPIIRVEPLAVSEDSYWASEQEEVTLSCLAPSNPPSRYVWLHDHIQVHAGPTYIIARAHQSHAGRYTCLAHNSHLDTHTQATIQLTIFYPPQGQPTCAVSPDTGAVVLNCTWPGGLPEAQLQWEGPEGTSPSAPTNLMWTYLSTHLPNGSIFTCITQHPALARPVLCRITLWEPSSSPTCSTKVTARDQFVMLSCEWPGGQPSGSLTWYSKDEQILGSSRSSPAIQLLKAHEGLAGKEFTCRGTHPLRTPDPECRLQLEAPRLVVDRPRVSVLEGREARLGCLLQGGRPAPRLLWLGPQQLPVEPNTPHYTVQQSGSQLRLILRDADPVHHSGIYRCLAWNALGNASHGILLEVQRYPAPPNVTISSLTYGRQRTEVRLQWATKGPGNLTGFMVQRRASPPGSGAGVWERAAGDIEPESRGRRLGGLDPGVLYSFRVLALNHRTAGYPSEVKTPVDPPFNAYPAVLGAAGTGMVVATVASLLVFQYAARHPETFPRLGRLLFFTARRNCQDRRAMIDAEMQAGEAPISTMTPSSALEPNDTPVNVTITVTATP; this comes from the exons ATGGTTGGTGGGACTGTCAAGTACCTacatgtatctctctgcttcctgCTGCAGCTCCCTCTGTGGAGCTCAG GACAGCCTCTCCCAACTTTAAGTGCTCCATCCAGTGAAGTGCCTGTCAAAGGGGTTCAAGGAGATTCCCTGGAGCTGACATGTGCCTCAGCTCCCACTCCCCTGGTGATCTTCTGGAGCTTTACCCCACCAGGTTCCCTGGTCCCCCAGCCTATCGCTGTCACTAATGGAGCTGAGGTTAAGGTGGAGCCAGGAGCTCTAGCTTTGGGGGTTGTGAGCCTAAGGAACAGTAATCTGGTGTTGGAGGGGCTTCGGAGAGCAGCCCAGGGACGGTTCCTGTGCCAGGCTTTGTATTCAGCTGGTGGTGAACTTCAAACTGCCTATTCCTACATCATTTTGTCAGTTTTGG TGCCTGTGTCTAAGCCCCAGGTACGGCTGAGCAGCCCATCCCCGGTGGAAGGAGCATCCCTGGTAGTGGCATGTGTGATCCGGGAGGGCACTAGTCCTGTGTCCTTTGCCTGGCAGCATCAAGGACCTCAGGGATCCCGAGGACCCCTGGCTGAGCGGAGTGAGCAATTGCTCCATTTGGAACCTGTGAATAGAACTCACACTGGCTGGTACATCTGTAGTGCTCAAAACGAGGTCAATAGACTCAACAGCGACAGTGTTTACCTAGACGTCATCT ATGGCCCAGACGAGCCCATAATCCGCGTGGAGCCTTTGGCAGTTAGTGAGGACAGCTACTGGGCAAGTGAACAGGAGGAGGTGACTCTGAGCTGCCTGGCTCCTTCCAATCCCCCCAGCCGCTACGTGTGGCTGCATGACCACATTCAGGTCCACGCTGGGCCCACCTACATCATCGCTCGTGCTCACCAGTCTCATGCTGGACGCTACACTTGTCTGGCCCACAACAGCCACTTGGATACCCACACTCAGGCCACCATCCAGCTCACCATCTTCT ATCCTCCTCAGGGGCAGCCCACCTGTGCTGTGTCCCCTGACACTGGGGCTGTGGTCCTAAATTGCACCTGGCCTGGGGGACTCCCAGAAGCCCAGCTGCAGTGGGAGGGCCCTGAAGGTACCAGCCCCTCTGCCCCTACCAACCTCATGTGGACCTACCTGTCAACCCATCTGCCTAATGGAAGCATCTTCACCTGCATCACCCAGCATCCTGCTCTGGCTCGACCTGTCTTATGTAGGATTACCCTTT GGGAGCCCAGCAGTTCCCCAACCTGTTCCACCAAAGTTACTGCAAGAGATCAATTTGTTATGCTGAGCTGTGAGTGGCCTGGGGGGCAGCCTTCAGGCTCACTCACCTGGTATAGCAAAGACGAACAGATATTGGGAAGCAGCCGATCTTCACCTGCTATCCAACTCCTGAAGGCCCATGAAGGGTTGGCTGGCAAGGAGTTTACCTGTAGGGGAACTCATCCTCTCCGGACTCCTGACCCAGAGTGCAGACTCCAGCTAG AAGCCCCTCGGCTGGTTGTTGACCGACCTCGCGTTTCTGTGCTGGAGGGGAGGGAAGCCCGGCTGGGTTGTCTGCTGCAGGGGGGCAGGCCAGCCCCTCGGCTCCTTTGGCTGGGTCCCCAGCAGCTTCCCGTGGAGCCCAACACCCCCCACTATACCGTCCAGCAGAGCGGCTCTCAGCTCAGGCTCATCCTCCGCGACGCCGACCCTGTGCACCACAGCGGCATTTACCGCTGCTTGGCTTGGAACGCCCTGGGCAACGCCAGCCACGGCATCCTCCTAGAGGTTCAGA GGTACCCTGCCCCACCCAATGTCACGATCAGCAGTCTGACTTACGGGAGACAGCGAACTGAGGTGAGACTGCAGTGGGCCACCAAGGGTCCCGGGAACCTCACAGGCTTTATGGTCCAGCGGAGGGCAAGCCCCCCAGGCTCCGGGGCTGGAGTCTGGGAGAGAGCAGCTGGAGACATCGAGCCGGAGAGCCGAGGGCGGCGGTTGGGTGGCCTGGATCCTGGGGTACTCTATTCCTTTCGTGTCCTGGCACTGAATCACCGCACAGCTGGGTATCCTTCTGAGGTGAAGACACCAG tGGATCCTCCCTTCAATGCTTACCCTGCTGTGCTAGGTGCAGCAGGAACTGGAATGGTAGTGGCTACAGTGGCCTCCCTCCTGGTGTTCCAGTATGCTGCTCGGCACCCAGAGACCTTCCCTC GGCTGGGCCGGCTGTTATTCTTCAC gGCCAGAAGGAATTGCCAAGACAGGAGGGCCATGATAGATGCAGAGATGCAAGCAG GCGAAGCCCCAATCTCAACCATGACTCCAAGCTCAGCCCTGGAACCCAATGATACTCCTGTGAATGTCACCATTACTGTGACTGCAACTCCATGA